The following proteins are encoded in a genomic region of Victivallis lenta:
- a CDS encoding glycogen-binding domain-containing protein, producing MVSQVGAAKDAAGWIYEFTLTAGPGHSVALAGSFNDWDPDTAPMKDADGSGCYRCTVSLQAGSYEYKFVVDDEWILDEENPNFAPNDFGTLNSVLSVG from the coding sequence ATGGTCAGTCAGGTTGGCGCAGCAAAAGATGCCGCGGGGTGGATCTATGAATTCACTCTGACGGCCGGGCCGGGACATTCCGTCGCCCTTGCCGGTTCCTTCAACGACTGGGATCCGGACACGGCGCCGATGAAGGACGCCGACGGTTCCGGCTGCTACCGCTGCACCGTCAGTTTGCAGGCCGGTTCCTACGAGTACAAGTTCGTCGTTGACGACGAATGGATTCTCGATGAGGAAAATCCGAATTTCGCCCCCAATGATTTCGGTACGCTGAACAGCGTGTTGTCTGTCGGTTGA
- a CDS encoding RrF2 family transcriptional regulator has translation MANFFHMSEAAAIGIHSCALIAMEPEKPLSARQIASRLGVSYDHTVRVLHRLRQAKILKSVRGPAGGFLLMKEPGMIRALEVFEALEGKVEDRYCLFLNSKCEGRCALFGEITSLVNRQAREFFGRLSLEELAVRMEDVVSEVNL, from the coding sequence ATGGCAAATTTTTTTCACATGTCGGAAGCTGCGGCAATCGGAATTCACAGCTGTGCATTGATTGCGATGGAGCCGGAAAAACCGCTGAGCGCGCGTCAGATCGCTTCGAGGCTCGGGGTCTCGTACGATCACACGGTTCGGGTGCTGCACCGGCTGCGGCAGGCGAAGATATTGAAAAGCGTGCGCGGTCCGGCCGGAGGTTTCCTGCTCATGAAGGAACCGGGGATGATCCGGGCGCTGGAGGTGTTCGAAGCGCTGGAAGGCAAGGTGGAGGATCGGTACTGCCTGTTCCTGAACAGCAAATGTGAAGGACGCTGCGCCCTGTTCGGAGAAATCACGAGTCTGGTGAACCGGCAGGCGAGAGAATTTTTCGGCCGGCTCTCTCTCGAGGAGCTGGCCGTGAGGATGGAGGATGTCGTAAGTGAAGTCAATCTGTAA
- a CDS encoding sugar O-acetyltransferase has translation MQAKPTVPVNCLFQGCYNPEFEAEIRKCKDKCHEYNQLNPNDRESQLRILAGLLGGMGENVIFTPPFWCDYGYNIFVGDYFYSNHNLIINDGVKVSFGDHVFIAPNCCFTTAEHPVDPEQRKAGLEIARPITVGSNVWIGAGTTVLAGVTIGDNSVIGAGSVVSRSIPGNVVAVGVPCRVMREISEEDKYRYPLYNGN, from the coding sequence ATGCAAGCCAAACCGACAGTCCCGGTCAACTGCCTGTTCCAGGGGTGTTACAATCCCGAGTTCGAAGCGGAAATACGCAAATGCAAAGACAAGTGCCACGAGTACAACCAGTTGAATCCAAACGACCGCGAGAGCCAGCTGCGAATCCTGGCCGGCCTGCTGGGGGGAATGGGAGAAAATGTGATCTTCACCCCTCCCTTCTGGTGCGATTACGGGTATAATATTTTTGTCGGGGATTATTTCTACTCCAACCACAATCTGATCATCAACGACGGGGTGAAGGTTTCCTTCGGCGATCACGTTTTCATCGCGCCGAACTGCTGCTTCACGACCGCCGAGCACCCGGTCGATCCGGAGCAGCGCAAGGCCGGGCTGGAAATCGCCAGGCCGATCACCGTCGGCAGCAACGTATGGATCGGAGCCGGAACGACCGTCCTGGCCGGCGTGACCATCGGGGACAACTCCGTCATCGGAGCGGGCAGCGTGGTTTCGAGGTCCATTCCGGGCAATGTCGTCGCCGTCGGCGTCCCCTGCCGGGTGATGCGGGAAATCAGCGAAGAGGACAAATACCGGTATCCCCTTTACAACGGAAATTGA
- a CDS encoding MATE family efflux transporter: MRNRFTSSYIDGPIGSTMLRTACSMLAGTLAISGYNIADTWFVSSLGTDQLAAMGFTFPVIMLIGCVYRGLCVGVMTPTAHSLGGGRRPEAARLVTSGLMLMMLASLAIGTAGALTIEPTFRLCGAGSNVMTYIVQYMLIWYFGSFTGTLGMAGNDLLIAAGDSFTASMLMLFGLGLNVLLDPLFIFGWCGFPVMGIAGAALATVISQAVCGIVALRLLYSRHRLIASPRIPRDTLGKAWKTIIRFAVPATLGMLLMPIGSAVITRIVASFGDAAVAATAAASRLEVVAFIFPMALGIALMPMVAQNYGARRFDRINQCRRFAMRFAGGFLLTMAVIYFFAAPYVVGWFSKDPEVQRIMILYLRIVSFGFAAVEIHRFSGFFFTGCGRPAAAAFLNALRVVVFLVPFSLLALWAGSLVLVFWARLAADLLAGGIACYAARRMTRNLPEEPFGKPQETPAEFQAEAVNESAEL; the protein is encoded by the coding sequence ATGAGAAACCGCTTCACATCCTCCTACATCGACGGGCCGATCGGATCGACCATGCTCCGCACCGCCTGTTCGATGCTGGCGGGAACGCTGGCGATTTCCGGCTACAACATCGCCGATACCTGGTTCGTCTCCTCGCTCGGCACCGACCAGCTCGCCGCAATGGGATTCACCTTCCCGGTCATCATGCTGATCGGCTGCGTTTACCGAGGGCTTTGCGTCGGAGTCATGACGCCGACGGCCCACTCGCTCGGCGGCGGCCGCCGCCCCGAAGCGGCCCGGCTGGTCACTTCCGGGCTCATGCTGATGATGCTCGCTTCTCTGGCGATCGGCACGGCGGGCGCTCTTACGATCGAACCGACCTTCCGCCTCTGCGGCGCCGGCTCGAACGTCATGACCTATATCGTTCAATATATGCTGATCTGGTATTTCGGCAGCTTCACCGGCACGCTCGGCATGGCCGGCAACGATTTGCTGATCGCGGCCGGGGACTCTTTCACGGCCAGCATGCTCATGCTGTTCGGACTCGGTCTGAATGTACTGCTCGACCCGCTGTTTATTTTCGGCTGGTGCGGTTTCCCGGTCATGGGAATCGCCGGCGCGGCGCTGGCAACAGTGATTTCGCAGGCGGTGTGCGGCATTGTCGCACTTCGTCTGCTGTATTCCCGGCATCGGCTCATCGCTTCGCCGCGCATTCCGCGCGACACGCTCGGGAAAGCCTGGAAGACCATAATCCGGTTCGCAGTTCCGGCCACGCTCGGCATGCTGCTGATGCCGATCGGTTCGGCGGTCATCACCCGGATCGTCGCTTCGTTCGGGGATGCGGCGGTCGCAGCCACAGCGGCGGCTTCGCGGCTGGAAGTCGTGGCGTTCATCTTCCCGATGGCCCTCGGCATTGCCCTGATGCCGATGGTCGCGCAGAATTACGGCGCCCGCCGGTTCGACCGCATCAATCAATGCCGCCGGTTCGCCATGCGGTTCGCGGGCGGTTTTCTGCTGACCATGGCGGTGATCTACTTCTTTGCCGCGCCGTATGTCGTCGGGTGGTTCTCCAAGGACCCCGAGGTGCAGCGGATCATGATCCTGTATCTGCGGATCGTTTCGTTCGGCTTTGCCGCCGTGGAGATTCACCGTTTTTCGGGTTTCTTCTTCACCGGCTGCGGCCGGCCGGCCGCGGCGGCGTTTCTGAATGCGCTGCGGGTAGTCGTTTTTCTCGTTCCGTTTTCGCTGCTTGCGCTCTGGGCCGGCAGCCTCGTGCTGGTGTTCTGGGCCCGGCTGGCGGCCGACCTGCTGGCCGGCGGCATCGCCTGCTATGCGGCAAGGCGCATGACCCGCAATCTGCCGGAAGAGCCGTTCGGCAAACCGCAGGAGACCCCTGCGGAATTCCAGGCCGAGGCAGTGAACGAAAGTGCGGAGCTTTAG
- the hcp gene encoding hydroxylamine reductase — protein MFCFQCEQTAFGTGCTERGVCGKQPDCAGLQDLLLGLLKEAAAKGADPALLADGLFTTVTNVNFDPEKVAEAARRVAAAIPRKLPPDMAGLEKLAGKYAFPPRREKLGEEVADSQELLLYGLKGMSAYLHHARRLGRTDAACDAFLVRALSALAKPDTPKDELISLALECGRQNLRAMEILNEGHIARFGKPEPAAVRITPVAGKAILVSGHDLDDLEQLLKQTEGSGVNVYTHGEMLPAHGYPGLKKYRHLVGNYGGAWQNQWREFDAFPGAILMTTNCIQKPRPTYIERIFTTGLVEFPGVVHVKNGDFSTVIEAAKRAPGFPETEPEKNITVGFGHDAVAAAGGAIVDAVKSGKIRHFFLIGGCDGAKPGRNYYTQLAEQIPADCVILTLACGKYRFNKLEFGDIGGIPRLLDVGQCNDAYSAVRIAQLLAGAFQCGINDLPLSIILSWYEQKAVAVLLTLLSLGIRKMKLGPSLPAFVSPGLLRLLVEKFDIAPVSTPEEDLAAALK, from the coding sequence ATGTTCTGTTTTCAGTGTGAACAGACGGCGTTCGGCACCGGCTGCACAGAGCGCGGCGTCTGCGGGAAACAGCCCGATTGCGCGGGACTTCAGGACCTGCTTCTCGGGCTGCTGAAGGAGGCTGCCGCGAAAGGGGCAGACCCGGCGCTGCTGGCCGACGGCCTTTTCACAACCGTCACCAATGTGAATTTCGATCCGGAAAAGGTGGCGGAAGCCGCCCGCCGGGTCGCCGCCGCCATCCCGCGCAAGCTGCCGCCGGATATGGCCGGACTCGAAAAGCTTGCCGGAAAGTACGCATTCCCGCCCCGCCGCGAAAAGCTCGGAGAAGAGGTGGCGGATTCCCAGGAACTGCTGCTTTACGGACTCAAGGGGATGTCCGCTTATCTGCATCATGCCCGGCGGCTCGGCAGGACCGATGCGGCCTGCGACGCGTTCCTGGTCCGTGCTCTCTCCGCCCTGGCGAAGCCGGACACGCCGAAGGACGAACTGATCTCCCTCGCGCTTGAGTGCGGCAGGCAGAACCTGCGGGCGATGGAGATCCTGAACGAAGGACATATCGCGCGTTTCGGCAAGCCGGAACCCGCCGCCGTCCGGATTACGCCGGTCGCCGGCAAGGCGATTCTGGTTTCGGGTCACGATCTCGACGACCTCGAGCAGCTGCTCAAGCAGACCGAGGGGAGCGGCGTCAACGTCTATACGCACGGCGAAATGCTCCCGGCTCACGGTTATCCGGGGCTGAAGAAATACAGGCATCTGGTCGGCAACTACGGCGGCGCATGGCAGAACCAGTGGCGTGAATTCGATGCGTTCCCGGGAGCGATCCTGATGACCACGAACTGCATCCAGAAGCCGCGTCCGACCTACATCGAACGGATTTTCACGACGGGTCTCGTCGAATTCCCCGGCGTCGTGCATGTGAAGAACGGTGATTTCAGCACAGTGATCGAAGCGGCGAAGCGTGCGCCGGGATTTCCGGAAACGGAGCCGGAGAAGAACATTACCGTCGGGTTCGGCCATGACGCGGTCGCGGCGGCAGGCGGCGCAATCGTCGATGCGGTCAAATCCGGAAAGATCCGTCACTTCTTCCTGATCGGCGGCTGCGACGGCGCCAAGCCCGGACGCAACTACTATACGCAACTGGCGGAACAGATTCCGGCCGACTGCGTGATCCTGACGCTCGCCTGCGGCAAATACCGCTTCAACAAACTCGAATTCGGCGATATCGGCGGAATTCCGCGGCTGCTTGACGTCGGACAGTGCAACGATGCATATTCGGCGGTGCGCATCGCGCAGCTTCTGGCCGGCGCATTTCAATGCGGCATCAACGACCTGCCGCTTTCGATCATCCTTTCGTGGTATGAACAGAAGGCGGTCGCCGTGCTGCTGACGCTGCTTTCGCTCGGCATCCGGAAGATGAAGCTCGGCCCGTCGCTGCCGGCCTTCGTCTCCCCGGGCCTGCTGCGGCTGCTGGTCGAGAAATTCGATATTGCGCCGGTTTCCACGCCGGAAGAGGATCTGGCGGCCGCCCTGAAATGA